The Chloroflexota bacterium genomic sequence ATCATCGCTCTGACGGAAAGACCGGCTAGCTCCGCAGCCCTTTCAAGGCTCACTTCAGAGGTTCGGTAGAGTTCTTCGGCATGCTTTGTGCGGACACGACGGTACTCATGCTCCAGAATGCTCATGAGAAGGTCGCTCTCCCATCTGCCTGAGACAAGGGCCGACTCCCGTTCAACGCCTTCGCGGACGAAGCCGCATTTCTCGAAGGACTTGATGGCGCGGAGGTTGTACGAGAGGGTTCTAAGGTCAACGCGGTGGAGGTTCAAGCCTTTGAAGGCGTGTTGGAGCACCAATCGGACGGCCTCCGTTCCGAAGCCACGACCCCAGTAGTTGGGGTTGAAGATGCCGATGGCCAACCGGGCCCGTCGGTTCGGAGCATCCAGGCTGTGCAGCCTGACGTGGCCGA encodes the following:
- a CDS encoding GNAT family N-acetyltransferase, whose product is MSALPRIRKRPTLRVLNVLLRPPRPSDKTDWLACGRNPELVRLYGNNPDDLPPFKQEVNRWYAATRRDSLSWMIEADSRCIGHVRLHSLDAPNRRARLAIGIFNPNYWGRGFGTEAVRLVLQHAFKGLNLHRVDLRTLSYNLRAIKSFEKCGFVREGVERESALVSGRWESDLLMSILEHEYRRVRTKHAEELYRTSEVSLERAAELAGLSVRAMMEHLRRRKIPSRYDRTSLQEDLASIKARARKK